Proteins encoded within one genomic window of Pseudomonas cannabina:
- the thrS gene encoding threonine--tRNA ligase: protein MPTITLPDGSQRSFDHAVSVADVALSIGAGLAKATVAGKVNGKLVDACDLIENDASLQIITPKDQEGLEIIRHSCAHLVGHAVKQLYPTAKMVIGPVIDDGFYYDIAFERPFTPDDMAAIEQRMQQLIEKDYDVIKKVTPRAEVIEVFTARHEDYKLRLVEDMPNEQAMGLYYHEEYVDMCRGPHVPNTRFLKSFKLTKLSGAYWRGDAKNEQLQRVYGTAWADKKQLAAYIQRIEEAEKRDHRKIGKRLGLFHTQEEAPGMVFWHPQGWTLYQVLEQYMRKVQRENGYLEIKTPQVVDRSLWEKSGHWANYADNMFTTESESRDYAIKPMNCPCHVQVFNQGLKSYRELPMRLAEFGACHRNEPSGALHGIMRVRGFTQDDAHIFCTEDQMQAESAAFIKLTLAVYADFGFKDIELKLSTRPEKRVGSDELWDRAESALASALDSAGLPYDLQPGEGAFYGPKIEFSLKDCLGRVWQCGTLQLDFNLPIRLSAEYVSEDNSRKNPVMLHRAILGSFERFIGILIEHYEGAFPAWLAPTQAVIMNITDKQADFALEVEKTLAESGFRAKSNLRNEKIGFKIREHTLLKVPYLLVIGDREVEMQTVAVRTREGADLGSMPVAQFAEFLAQAVSRRGRQDTE, encoded by the coding sequence ATGCCAACTATTACTCTTCCCGACGGCAGTCAACGTTCATTCGATCATGCGGTTTCCGTAGCCGATGTCGCGCTTTCAATCGGTGCCGGTCTGGCCAAGGCCACCGTCGCCGGTAAAGTCAACGGCAAGCTCGTCGACGCCTGCGACCTGATCGAAAACGATGCCAGCCTGCAGATCATCACCCCCAAGGATCAGGAAGGACTGGAAATCATCCGTCACTCTTGCGCTCACCTGGTAGGGCATGCGGTCAAGCAGTTGTATCCTACTGCAAAAATGGTCATCGGCCCGGTGATCGACGACGGCTTCTATTACGATATCGCCTTCGAGCGCCCGTTCACGCCTGACGACATGGCGGCGATCGAGCAGCGCATGCAGCAGCTGATCGAAAAAGATTACGACGTCATCAAGAAAGTCACCCCGCGCGCCGAAGTGATCGAGGTGTTCACCGCCCGTCACGAAGACTACAAGCTGCGCCTGGTCGAAGACATGCCGAACGAGCAGGCCATGGGCCTGTACTATCACGAAGAATACGTCGACATGTGCCGCGGTCCGCACGTGCCGAATACCCGCTTCCTGAAATCCTTCAAATTGACCAAGTTGTCGGGCGCCTACTGGCGCGGTGATGCTAAGAACGAGCAGTTGCAGCGCGTTTACGGCACCGCCTGGGCGGACAAGAAGCAACTGGCTGCCTACATCCAGCGGATCGAAGAAGCCGAAAAACGCGACCATCGCAAGATCGGCAAGCGTCTTGGTCTGTTCCACACCCAGGAAGAAGCGCCGGGTATGGTGTTCTGGCACCCGCAGGGCTGGACCCTGTATCAGGTGCTCGAGCAGTACATGCGCAAAGTGCAGCGTGAAAACGGCTACCTTGAGATCAAGACCCCGCAAGTGGTCGATCGCTCGCTGTGGGAAAAATCCGGGCACTGGGCCAACTACGCTGACAACATGTTCACCACCGAGTCCGAAAGTCGCGACTACGCCATCAAGCCGATGAACTGCCCGTGCCACGTGCAGGTGTTCAATCAGGGCCTTAAAAGCTACCGCGAGCTGCCGATGCGTCTGGCCGAGTTCGGCGCCTGCCACCGTAACGAGCCGTCGGGTGCGCTGCACGGCATCATGCGTGTACGTGGTTTCACGCAGGATGACGCGCATATCTTCTGCACCGAAGATCAGATGCAGGCCGAGTCCGCCGCGTTCATCAAGCTGACGCTGGCTGTCTACGCCGATTTCGGTTTCAAGGATATCGAACTCAAATTGTCCACTCGCCCTGAAAAGCGTGTAGGCTCCGACGAGCTTTGGGATCGTGCCGAATCGGCACTGGCCTCGGCGCTCGACAGCGCAGGTCTGCCTTATGATCTGCAGCCGGGCGAAGGCGCGTTTTACGGGCCGAAAATCGAGTTTTCCCTCAAGGACTGTCTCGGCCGGGTATGGCAGTGCGGCACTTTGCAGCTGGACTTCAATCTGCCGATCCGTTTGAGTGCCGAGTACGTTTCGGAAGACAACAGTCGCAAGAATCCGGTCATGTTGCATCGTGCCATTCTTGGGTCGTTCGAGCGTTTCATCGGAATTCTGATCGAGCATTACGAAGGCGCGTTTCCAGCCTGGCTGGCGCCGACGCAGGCTGTGATCATGAATATCACTGACAAACAGGCCGATTTTGCCCTTGAAGTGGAAAAAACTCTGGCCGAAAGCGGGTTTCGTGCCAAGTCCAACTTGAGAAATGAAAAGATCGGCTTTAAAATCCGCGAGCATACTTTGCTCAAGGTTCCTTATCTCCTCGTCATCGGAGATCGGGAAGTTGAAATGCAAACTGTCGCTGTGCGTACACGTGAAGGCGCTGACCTTGGCTCGATGCCGGTCGCCCAGTTCGCTGAATTCCTCGCACAAGCGGTTTCC
- a CDS encoding cold-shock protein codes for MSNRQTGTVKWFNDEKGFGFITPQGGGDDLFVHFKAIESDGFKSLKEGQTVSFVAAKGQKGMQAEQVRVD; via the coding sequence ATGTCTAATCGCCAAACCGGCACCGTAAAATGGTTCAACGATGAAAAAGGCTTCGGCTTTATCACCCCACAGGGTGGCGGTGACGACCTTTTCGTACACTTCAAAGCAATCGAAAGCGACGGTTTCAAAAGCCTGAAAGAAGGCCAGACCGTTTCTTTTGTTGCTGCTAAAGGCCAGAAAGGCATGCAAGCAGAACAAGTTCGGGTTGACTGA